The Musa acuminata AAA Group cultivar baxijiao chromosome BXJ3-6, Cavendish_Baxijiao_AAA, whole genome shotgun sequence region ATGCTGCAGGCATTGCAGAGATCCTTTGCAACTTTGATCCATTCAGCAAACACAAGCTTTGAAGCAATTCTCTCCTTTGAAGCGGTAGTCCAGTTGATGGCAGTAGAAATGCTAGGATGCACTCTAAAAGATGATGGAAGTCAGAATACTGCAAGTTATTTTTGGGAATTGTTTGTTCTTTGCGCTGGGAATTATCTCTGGCTATAGATCAAATCTATGGATGGAAACAAGATAATGTTCGGCTGGTTATCTGCATGATATCAGTAATATGATTTcaaataaaaaaggaagagaaagagaagagaagacaaGAAAAGAGAGCAGACTGTGTGTTTTCTTCGACGGTGAATGATTCAGATGGAACCTGACTTCCTTTTAGACAATCTTTGAGGTTTTCATGGTTCAGCACCAGCTAGATTTGGTGTGAAACATACTTGAGATGTTCATGGTTTAGATTAGTTCCAGTATAGGACTCGCGAGAAGGAAGCTTCATGTGGGATGGTGATGTCACAGTACGTCCTGATCAGCTCCGACATGCTTTGAAGAACTGACGCTGCGGTAGTCTTCTTCATGTGTTGTAACAGTTGATGCAGATGGAGTGTCGGAGTACCATTTGGCCCAGAAAAGATAGTGGAAGAAGTTAAGGAGGCTGAGAGCAGCCAGTAGCCAGTAGAAGAGGTCGAGTCTGTCCTTGTTGAGGTCGTTGTCGCTCAACCATCCACCATTTGATGAGTTTGATGTGATCTTGTTCACCGATGACACAAGGAGGGAGCTCAAGAAGAACCCAAACGAGTAAGAGCAGTAGGTCATGGCAGTCGAGAAGGACTGCATGCCAGCCGACGACTGCTTGTAGAAGAACTCGATGAGCCCCACTGCTGTGAACATCTCCGAGAGCCCAAAGATGAGGAACTGAGGGGCAATCCAGAAGATGGACAGCAGCTCGTTCGACCCAATGGCcgtctctcttctcttcctctcgatCATGGCAGCTGCGACCATCGAGAAGGTGACGGTGAAGAGACCGACTCCGATCCGCTGCAGCGGAGAGATCCCAGGGTCTTTTCCGGTGAGCCGTCGAGCGAGAGGGACGACGCAGGTCTCGTAGATGGGCACCAGTACGATGAGCATCATGTAAGGGATGGCTTGGAGAGAAGCTGGTGGGACTTTGAAGGAGTCAGCGAGCTGGGCGTTCATGGAACTTCCCTGTTGGACCGAGAAGGTCTGGAGCTGGGCGAGGATCGTGTTGAAGATGATAGTGCATGCAAAGATGGGTATCACCGAAAGGATCACCTTCACCTGCTCGACTTCGGCAGGGGTGCATAGCCTCCACCGGCTCTCTTTCATGGCAGAACCATCATGAGATTTCATGCAGGCTTTGTTCAGAAATCTTACTCATGCAGAGGAACCAAAAATACAGTCATTCAACTCTTAAGGATTAGCTCTTTAAGAAGATATATATGATCAGATTGAATGATTAGCTATTCTAACCTGAACTTGTTGATGTGCATGAGGTTGTGGACACTTGGAGAAGGTACAAGATCACCAACGATGGAGGGGCAAACCTGCTTTCTCTTGGAAAAAGCTGCTACAAACACCTGCAAGAGAACATTCTACATGATGGTAAGAACATTCAAAGCTTACATACAGCTTTATTACATCTATTGCAGCAGATCAGTCCAATTGAAACACCATTGTTCTTATCTTAAAGGTTAATGTGTCTACAGTCACTGGATCAGCTTGCAAACGAAACTCTTTTTGCGATACACACATCAAACACAAGACTATGAATCTAAATCCAAAGGAAATTTCCTACTCTCTTCCACCAAAAGCAAATCATCAAGGAATAATTGCGATCATGATGAGCATCAAACACAGGACTGTAACACTTGATTAATCTGTGATCTCTGAAGAAGAGGTTGATGAAGCTTACTCTTGCAATGGGGTTAAAGATGCTGCCCTGCGAAGGCCTGTTCCTGTAGAGAAGAACACCAGAAACTAAGCTGATGAGCCCCATGGCCATGGCAGCTGCTGACACTCCGAAACCGACGTCCATCCCTGATCGCGTCTGGACCCAAACGAGAACGGTGAGAGCTATCAGCTCTCCCACACAGAAGCTGAAGTACGCTATGTTGAAATATGTGGAGAGCTTCTTCGACTGGTTCGGATCATCTTCTCTGAACTGGTCAGCACCATGGGATATCATGTTAGGTTTCAGGCAGCCACTCCCCAAGGCCACCAGATAGAGTGCAAGAAAGAACATGGTTGCCTTGAAGCCTTTGGCCTCCATGCAATGCGCTTCTGACATCATGTCGCATGGTGGTGGCCTCAGCTGTGGAAGATGTGCTTGCACCGATAGCAGTATGAAGCCCTGAACAAAACCAACGAAAACAGATTCAATGCAGGAAAAGCAATCTGTTAATGTTCTTTGCTGGACTGCATTCTCATATCTTCTTCGGTGGTATTATGATGGAAATCACATGCAAGTATATGGCTAGCAATTGGAAGAACACATTTAATCCTTGAAAATTGGTTTTCCTTGAATAGGTTATCGATCACAGAGTTTGTTCTTCTGTCCTGCTTCTCCAGTAGACATGGATTAATTGTCAGAGGAAAACAGAACTTACTGAGAGCTCGACAGATCCAAATATCAACATGGTCCAGAAGCTCCCCAAGTAAGAATCTGAGAGAAACCCACCAAGGAGAGACAAGATAAAAACGGTTCCTACGAAGTTGGTCACTATGTTTGCTGATTCTGACAGAGAAAAGTGCATCTCATTGAAGACATATGTTATGAGGTTGTTGCCAACAGCAGCAATTGCCATGATCTCAAATGCTTGAATGCCTGGAAGAGAATGAAAACAATGTTTAGATAATTCACACCAGTTCAATCTACCTTTGGCaaaacttgtagattgttgtttgTGAATCTGAATCCTGCATATAACTTGATTATCTGTACTGTAATAGAACAAGAGAGCTAATCTATTTTGatctgtgaaacttgtatatagtGGCCTCATGAGTCAAGAACATGTGATCATAGAGTAGAAATTTAGGATGCCAagtccaagagagagagagaggggacctAACACAAAGACAGCAGCTCTCATGCCCCCATGCTTGTTGGGCTTGCAGGGATTGCCCCTCCAATCAAGGGAGACTTCAGTAAGCATGCAATCCCCTCTAAGATCCTGTCTTGTCTGAATGTCCATAAACTCTTTCTTCACACACACTCACGCAGCACTCTGTCTACCTCACTTTGCAGAGAATCTCTTCTCAAGCTCACAACCCAATTATACAagcagctcttcttcttcttccaagatGACTGATGAATTCAAGGCATGTTGATTCACTTATTTATAACAGCACagcacatgagagagagagagaggggggttgGTGTGATATGGATCCTCTATGGTGAGAGGATCAATGGGTTGTGAACAGTCACTGGCTAGTGGGGTAGTATGTTGGAGTTGGATTG contains the following coding sequences:
- the LOC103987207 gene encoding protein NRT1/ PTR FAMILY 4.4 isoform X1, giving the protein MDIQTRQDLRGDCMLTEVSLDWRGNPCKPNKHGGMRAAVFVLGIQAFEIMAIAAVGNNLITYVFNEMHFSLSESANIVTNFVGTVFILSLLGGFLSDSYLGSFWTMLIFGSVELSGFILLSVQAHLPQLRPPPCDMMSEAHCMEAKGFKATMFFLALYLVALGSGCLKPNMISHGADQFREDDPNQSKKLSTYFNIAYFSFCVGELIALTVLVWVQTRSGMDVGFGVSAAAMAMGLISLVSGVLLYRNRPSQGSIFNPIARVFVAAFSKRKQVCPSIVGDLVPSPSVHNLMHINKFRFLNKACMKSHDGSAMKESRWRLCTPAEVEQVKVILSVIPIFACTIIFNTILAQLQTFSVQQGSSMNAQLADSFKVPPASLQAIPYMMLIVLVPIYETCVVPLARRLTGKDPGISPLQRIGVGLFTVTFSMVAAAMIERKRRETAIGSNELLSIFWIAPQFLIFGLSEMFTAVGLIEFFYKQSSAGMQSFSTAMTYCSYSFGFFLSSLLVSSVNKITSNSSNGGWLSDNDLNKDRLDLFYWLLAALSLLNFFHYLFWAKWYSDTPSASTVTTHEEDYRSVSSSKHVGADQDVL
- the LOC103987207 gene encoding protein NRT1/ PTR FAMILY 4.4 isoform X2; its protein translation is MAIAAVGNNLITYVFNEMHFSLSESANIVTNFVGTVFILSLLGGFLSDSYLGSFWTMLIFGSVELSGFILLSVQAHLPQLRPPPCDMMSEAHCMEAKGFKATMFFLALYLVALGSGCLKPNMISHGADQFREDDPNQSKKLSTYFNIAYFSFCVGELIALTVLVWVQTRSGMDVGFGVSAAAMAMGLISLVSGVLLYRNRPSQGSIFNPIARVFVAAFSKRKQVCPSIVGDLVPSPSVHNLMHINKFRFLNKACMKSHDGSAMKESRWRLCTPAEVEQVKVILSVIPIFACTIIFNTILAQLQTFSVQQGSSMNAQLADSFKVPPASLQAIPYMMLIVLVPIYETCVVPLARRLTGKDPGISPLQRIGVGLFTVTFSMVAAAMIERKRRETAIGSNELLSIFWIAPQFLIFGLSEMFTAVGLIEFFYKQSSAGMQSFSTAMTYCSYSFGFFLSSLLVSSVNKITSNSSNGGWLSDNDLNKDRLDLFYWLLAALSLLNFFHYLFWAKWYSDTPSASTVTTHEEDYRSVSSSKHVGADQDVL